From Watersipora subatra chromosome 2, tzWatSuba1.1, whole genome shotgun sequence, one genomic window encodes:
- the LOC137388564 gene encoding circumsporozoite protein-like, whose product MSPAGTADEMAPAGTDDKTAASEEGDQKTGDGAGNETAADGTSGETAAAETGGEAAAGGETAAAGTDGETAAAGTSEETTAAGTGGETVAAGTADGMAASEEGHQKTVDGTVDETTAGEAAQGVNKSGQPVEGAEADATAGRAEEQEGEASAAADGQKEEEKTKEEDGEKKDKPEGETELPEGFVKGDDPNIRYFIFLLVNNVLARTSRFSISQPQPASEN is encoded by the coding sequence ATGTCACCGGCTGGAACAGCGGATGAAATGGCACCAGCTGGAACAGATGATAAAACGGCAGCAAGTGAAGAAGGTGACCAAAAGACAGGAGATGGAGCAGGTAATGAAACGGCAGCAGATGGGACAAGTGGTGAAACGGCAGCGGCTGAAACAGGTGGAGAAGCGGCAGCAGGTGGGGAAACGGCAGCAGCTGGAACTGATGGGGAAACGGCAGCCGCTGGAACAAGTGAGGAAACGACAGCAGCTGGAACAGGTGGTGAAACGGTGGCAGCTGGAACAGCTGATGGAATGGCAGCAAGTGAAGAAGGTCACCAAAAGACTGTAGATGGAACAGTTGATGAAACAACAGCAGGCGAAGCAGCTCAAGGTGTCAACAAGTCAGGACAACCTGTGGAGGGTGCCGAAGCTGATGCAACTGCTGGGAGAGCAGAGGAACAGGAAGGTGAGGCATCAGCTGCTGCCGATGGGCAAAAAGAAGAAGAAAAAACTAAAGAAGAAGATGGAGAAAAAAAAGATAAACCTGAGGGAGAAACGGAACTACCTGAAGGATTTGTCAAGGGAGATGATCCAAACATTAGgtactttatatttttattggtgAATAATGTGTTAGCAAGAACTAGTCGCTTTAGCATCAGCCAGCCTCAGCCAGCCTCAGAAAACTAA
- the LOC137388788 gene encoding cilia- and flagella-associated protein 44-like, producing the protein MSDEVKKDDKPSIPDDHYYDYQLCVSKPKITEDSGLPPNMLQLSHSFGYDCRRRGNLVVLDERTVAYVAGNLVQLVDIISKEQKYIRSTGGVAIGAIALHPSRKWLAVAEKGTVPDINIYEYSSLRLHRILRGGTQLSYAYVCFSPDGKLLASVGGEPDFMLTLWNWKEEQTVLRSKAFSQDVFRVSFSTELEGQLTSAGTGHIRFWKMAHTFTGLKLQGELGKFGKTEISDIEGYVELPDGKVLSGCENGNMLLWDGGLIKVEISRKGKKPCHQGPIQQIIMDEGELMSVGEDGCVRVWDFETIDNADSTDETGLFEMEPMNEIKIGGQEHVSLMSIVKSVDEAEEPTIWYAQDANGGIWKLDLSFSHTSATPERLMYYHAGAIAGCSASPVTHLVATTGADKTVRVHDYVNNVTICESLLNAEGTSIIWAPKLVDIKGATIIAGFGDGVVRSFVLSKKDESSNRKGASESELLLTQVFKPHVKAVTCMAFDSAGETLATASEDGSVFFFNVSNKEYKPIGFVSVAGSVTHISWSPGAYKKNSLLVCCANGFAQEIECPEPGTFDTSRSYQIEGLAIRTHQFKSVKSELRHEEELERKRLEEEAAKKKKDEERRLRIERGLASASDDEDEEEVDAKEEEEEWKPYIPSTPSAILQGYYSMDEPGTFWLSMDDFDAGYLYQCKFTDEGELQRVPEDERYKPIRTVAVDDLGETPISVIHFSDTHKQVLCGTQTGVIRAHPLSSADFSNTNSYWELSMHDNHVGAISAIEVSYDGAYVITVGQDGNFFAYNYMSQKEVDEEVVKAKIPSAFKLPEDKQLPDDIEDPQAYSIEDAKQKAEHDKMMREAEERKQEVRRIITQLRRQFKKLLEKNHELPVHLRLDSIEFEMDPEIKKELARQTQEKIDTVKKELAWDSEKQQIALDKLKMRFKAMVECERIVVKSFKSTYEVSTYRAAKLSDDFYSLKAELEQRKETSMSKARSDLSRDPSLLNAARKDSASGDVGGDSLAAKTQTNLKGSMGQRIQKALQKVEQKKKKRAARKAQWNELYANRPDDNYEDPDDVAAIAEAQSNMGDYKLKTADDYVVPDHLRMNVEKAIMKLLVLKELIHEVKYAFNKKVLALRDQKMGIIDQISNYVAELIQIKAQLGNERAKAIPPVPTMHPDELPERRMEYTRESLLDFKAEMEKQAILAKTGGTQGGFGGFGGGGGGAGAEKKAGVKKESVKQADKDSSSAAGEESFDHFLERRAIEPTPLELQIRKAQEIRLLYQQDFLLRKISEMLGRFDSELRYLYFEKLKLDVDLKNADLRYIILFEEFLLLKEYEKHENTLGNRLAAKQQEKIDQQTKVAEVAQKIEIKKKDIEKLQEKEKALHAMFIQSLGDNNKFSDYLTKVFKKKIKRSKKKENAGGDSDDESEEESSDDEDWSESDDESGSEGGGFDLDICPPGCDQSLYNNTTQLRERRLDIEEVLTEEKKNRDQLVKDSENITKRTRVILAGLKSAEADLEAFQLEKQQKLNEFDIVVTLRLHQILHNENGRLPNDLLQCLVFNSPDLVRLSHRIKELEHEKAVQKRQQKDNKKKHIQLIKDRKLFDGKIGELEAKCDEEMVLKFGRIVDLEELEQVTVNRQVEELKEKLRVTEIECSDDLKRYEEKIRRRKDKITDLIRENTNRIETLNMMQTEKRDLQLQLDSKQKSLGGEFSGVRKADVHEKQRLIQLVQLQAQEVDALKEEIVMLSHKGGHILPPAQPPIPGEPLPISRLQ; encoded by the exons ATGAGTGATGAGGTGAAGAAAGACGATAAGCCGTCGATACCAGATGACCATTACTATGATTATCAACTCTGTGTGTCTAAGCCAAAGATAACAG AGGACTCTGGTCTACCTCCCAACATGCTGCAGTTGTCTCACAGCTTCGGATACGACTGCAGACGTAGAGGAAATCTAGTCGTGTTGGATGAAAGAACGGTTGCTTATGTAGCAGGAAATCTCGTACAGTTGGTTGACATCATCAGCAAAGAGCAGAAGTACATCAGGAGCACTGGTGGAGTGGCAATAGGAGCCATAGCT CTGCATCCTAGCAGGAAGTGGCTGGCTGTTGCTGAAAAAGGGACTGTACCTGACATTAACATTTATGAGTACTCTAGCCTCAGGCTTCACAGAATCTTACGGGGTGGCACCCAGCTTTCCTACGCTTATGTTTGCTTTAG CCCTGATGGCAAGCTTCTGGCCTCAGTTGGTGGCGAACCAGACTTCATGTTGACTCTGTGGAACTGGAAGGAAGAACAGACTGTGCTCAGGTCTAAAGCTTTTTCTCAGGATGTCTTTAGAGTCAGCTTCTCAACAGAGTTAGAAGGACAGTTGACCTCCGCCGGTACCGGACACATCAG attcTGGAAAATGGCTCACACTTTCACTGGCCTCAAGCTTCAAGGAGAACTAGGAAAGTTTGGCAAGACAGAAATATCTGATATTGAGGGTTACGTTGAGCTACCAGATGGCAAG GTTTTGTCAGGATGTGAGAATGGAAACATGTTGTTGTGGGACGGAGGGCTGATCAAGGTGGAGATAAGTCGAAAAGGAAAGAAGCCATGTCATCAGGGTCCGATTCAACAGATCATCATGGATGAAGGAGAGCTGATGAGTGTTGGAGAGGATGGCTGTGTTAGG GTGTGGGACTTTGAGACTATCGACAATGCTGACTCAACAGATGAGACAGGGCTGTTTGAGATGGAGCCAATGAATGAGATAAAAATAGGAGGACAGGAGCATGTTAGTCTAATGTCTATCGTCAAGTCGGTAGATGAGGCAGAAGAGCCCACAATCTGGTATGCCCAG GATGCTAATGGAGGAATCTGGAAGCTGGACCTTTCCTTTAGCCACACATCAGCCACCCCTGAGAGGTTGATGTATTACCATGCAGGAGCCATAGCTGGTTGTTCAGCATCTCCAGTCACTCATCTTGTGGCTACTACCGGTGCTGACAAAACAGTCCGAGTTCATGATTATGTCAACAATGTGACTATCTGCGAGAGTCTGCTCAATGCTGAGGGAACCAGCATAATCTGGGCTCCTAAACTT GTAGACATTAAAGGTGCGACAATAATCGCTGGGTTTGGTGATGGAGTCGTCCGATCATTTGTTTTAAGCAAGAAAGATGAGTCTAGCAATAGGAAAGGTGCCAGTGAATCAGAGTTGCTTCTCACTCAG GTATTTAAACCTCATGTGAAGGCTGTAACCTGCATGGCATTCGACAGCGCCGGAGAAACACTTGCCACTGCCAGTGAAGACGGAAGTGTCTTCTTTTTTAATGTCTCCAACAAAGAGTATAAACCTATTGGCTTCGTCAGCGTTGCCGGCAGCGTCACTCACATCTCTTGGTCACCTGGTGCCTAT AAAAAGAATTCGCTACTGGTTTGCTGCGCAAATGGCTTTGCCCAAGAGATTGAATGCCCAGAGCCAGGCACCTTCGATACATCCCGTTCTTATCAGATAGAGGGCCTCGCAATCAGGACTCATCAGTTTAAGAGTGTGAA GTCAGAGCTGAGGCACGAGGAAGAGTTGGAAAGGAAGCGACTGGAGGAGGAGGCAGCCAAGAAGAAGAAGGACGAAGAAAGGCGGCTGCGAATAGAGCGAGGTCTTGCGTCTGCTTCTGATGATGAAGATGAAG AAGAGGTAGACGCTAAAGAGGAAGAAGAGGAGTGGAAGCCTTATATCCCATCAACTCCTTCAGCCATACTTCAGGGATATTACTCTATGGACGAGCCTG GGACATTTTGGCTGTCTATGGATGACTTTGATGCCGGCTACCTGTACCAGTGTAAATTCACTGATGAGGGGGAACTACAGAGAGTTCCAGAAGACgaaagatacaaaccaatcagAACAGTTGCAGTTGACGATCTTGGGGAGACTCCGATTTCAGTTATTCACTTCAG TGATACACATAAGCAGGTGCTTTGTGGTACCCAAACTGGTGTCATCAGGGCTCATCCTCTCTCGTCCGCAGACTTCTCTAACACCAACTCTTATTGGGAGTTGTCCATGCATGACAATCATGTTGGAGCTATATCAGCAATAGAAGTTAGCTATGACGGAGCCTATGTTATCACTGTCG GTCAGGATGGTAACTTCTTTGCCTATAACTACATGTCCCAGAAGGAAGTGGATGAAGAGGTTGTCAAAGCGAAGATCCCATCTGCATTCAAACTTCCTGAAGACAAGCAGCTTCCAGATGATATCGAAGATCCACAAGCTTATAG TATTGAAGATGCCAAACAAAAGGCTGAGCATGATAAGATGATGAGAGAGGCAGAGGAGCGTAAACAGGAAGTGAGGCGTATCATCACTCAGCTGAGGCGGCAGTTTAAAAAACTGCTAGAGAAGAACCATGAGTTGCCAGTTCATCTTAGGCTTGATTCCATC GAATTTGAGATGGATCCAGAGATTAAGAAAGAGCTTGCAAGGCAGACACAAGAGAAGATAGACACGGTCAAGAAAGAACTAGCCTGGGATTCTGAAAAACAACAAATTGCTCTCGATAAGCTTAAGATGAG GTTCAAGGCGATGGTCGAGTGTGAGAGGATAGTTGTCAAATCATTTAAAAGTACATATGAAGTATCAACATACAGAGCAGCAAAGCTGTCTGACGACTTCTACTCCCTTAAGGCTGAGCTCGAACAAAGGAAGGAGACGTCTATGTCCAAAGCTCGCTCTGACCTTAGCAGAGATCCCAGTTTACTAAATG CTGCAAGAAAAGACTCTGCGAGTGGAGATGTTGGAGGTGACAGCTTGGCAGCGAAAACACAAACTAATCTGAAAGGAAGCATGGGCCAGAGGATACAGAAGGCTCTTCAAAAGGTGGAACAGAAGAAGAAAAAGAGAGCGGCTCGAAAAGCTCAGTGGAATGAGTTGTACGCAAATCGACCAG ATGATAACTACGAGGACCCAGATGATGTGGCAGCTATAGCGGAGGCACAGAGTAACATGGGAGACTATAAACTGAAGACTGCCGATGACTACGTTGTTCCGGATCATCTGAGAATGAACGTCGAGAAGGCTATAATGAAACTTCTAGTACTCAAAGAGTTG ATCCATGAAGTCAAGTATGCGTTCAACAAGAAAGTGTTAGCACTCAGAGATCAAAAAATGGGAATCATAGACCAAATTTCTAACTATGTAGCCGAGCTAATTCAGATCAAAGCTCAGCTCGGTAATGAAAGAGCTAAGGCTATTCCGCCAGTACCTACAATGCATCCCGATGAGCTTCCAGAAAG GAGGATGGAGTATACTAGGGAGTCTCTCCTAGACTTTAAAGCTGAAATGGAGAAACAGGCCATACTAGCCAAGACTGGAGGTACTCAAGGAGGTTTTGGAGGCTTTGGTGGTGGTGGTGGTGGTGCTGGAGCGGAAAAGAAAGCCGGCGTTAAG AAAGAATCGGTGAAACAAGCAGATAAAGACAGTTCATCAGCGGCTGGTGAGGAAAGCTTTGATCATTTCCTGGAGCGGAGAGCTATTGAGCCAACACCCCTAGAGCTACAGATTCGAAAGGCACAAGAGATTAG GTTGCTTTACCAACAAGATTTTCTTCTGCGGAAGATCTCTGAAATGCTGGGAAGGTTTGACTCAGAGCTGCGTTACCTCTACTTTGAGAAGCTCAAACTGGATGTTGACTTGAAGAATGCTGATTTGCGGTACATTATTCTGTTTGAGGAGTTCCTCTTGCTCAAAGAGTATGAGAAACATGAAAATACACTCGGAAACAGACTCGCTGCCAAACAGCAGGAGAAGATCGACCAGCAGACGAAGGTGG CAGAGGTCGCTCAGAAAATTGAAATTAAGAAGAAGGACATTGAGAAGCTGCAGGAAAAGGAGAAAGCTCTGCATGCCATGTTCATTCAGTCCTTGGGAGATAACAACAAATTTAGCGACTACCTTACTAAAGTcttcaagaaaaaaataaagCGCTCAAAGAAGAAGGAGAATGCAGGGGGAG ATTCAGATGATGAGAGCGAAGAGGAGTCTTCAGATGATGAGGATTGGTCGGAATCAGACGATGAGTCTGGCTCAGAGGGAGGAGGGTTTGACCTAGATATTTGTCCGCCTGGCTGTGATCAGTCCCTCTACAATAATACAACACAATTACGGGAAAGGCGACTTGATATTGAAGAG GTGCTAACAGAGGAAAAGAAGAACAGAGATCAGTTAGTAAAAGATTCAGAAAACATCACCAAGAGGACTCGAGTAATATTGGCAGGTTTGAAGTCAGCTGAGGCAGACCTGGAAGCGTTCCAA CTTGAGAAACAACAGAAGTTGAACGAGTTTGACATCGTAGTCACACTGAGGTTACACCAGATTCTGCACAATGAGAACGGAAGGTTACCAAATGATCTTCTACAGTGCCTCGTTTTCAACTCTCCCGACCTCGTCAGACTCTCTCACAGAATCAAAGAACTCGAACACGAAAAAGCTGTCCAGAAGCGACAACAGAA AGACAACAAGAAAAAACACATTCAGCTCATTAAAGACAGGAAGCTTTTTGATGGGAAGATCGGAGAGTTGGAAGCCAAGTGCGATGAAGAAATGGTTCTCAAGTTTGGCCGGATTGTTGACCTAGAAGAACTGGAGCAGGTGACCGTCAATAGACAGGTGGAAGAGCTCAAGGAAAAACTTCGTGTTACAGAAATTGAATGTTCAGACGATCTAAAGAGATATGAG